The genomic interval CTCTGCCGACGAGGAAATCGAAGTCGCGACCCAGAACAAGGACCGCCAGGTCCTCGTCGCCCAGCGCAACAAGGAGCGCACCGACGTGGTCGAGGTCGAACGCGTGAAGCGCGACCAGGAACTCGAAGCGATCGAGCGCGAGCGCGTGACCACGCTGAAGGGCATCGAGAAAGAGAAGGCCGTCGAAGTGGAGAAGAAGGCGATCCAGGACGTGATCAAGGACCGCGTCGCGGTCGAGAAGCTCGTCGTGATCGAGCAACAGCGCATCAAGGATACGGAAGCCTTTGCCGGTGCCGACCGCGAGAAGCAGGTCAAGGTGACCCTCGCCGAGGCGGTGGCCCAAGAGGAAATGATCCGCAAGGTCAAGGAAGCCCAGGGCTCGCAAGAAGCCGCGAAGCTGCGCGCCGATCAGGAGCTCTACGGAATTGTCAAAGCCGCGGAAGGCGAGAAGAAGGCTGCCGAGCTCAAGGCCGAGCAGGTCGTCATTTCCGCCGAAGCCGAGCAATCCGCGAGCGAGAAGCTTGCGGTCGCCAAGAAGCAACTCGCCGAAGCCACGGCGAAGGAAATTGCCGCCCCGGGCCTCGGCGAAGCCGAAGTCCTGCTGGCGAAGGCCGATGCCGTGCAGAAGCAGGGCACCGCGGAAGCCGAGGTCAGCCGCTTGAAATTCGAAGCGGAAGCCGAAGGCATCAACAAGAAGGCCGAAGCCATGAAGCTGCTCGAGTCCGCCGGCCAGGCCCACGAGGAGTTCAAGCTCAGGTTGGAGAAGGAGAAGGCGGTCGAACTCGCCGGTATCCATATCCAGAAGGACATCGCCGAGGCTCAGGCCATGGTCATGGGCGAGGCGATGAAGTCCGCCAAGATCGAGATCATCGGTGGCGAGAGCAAGTTCTTCGACCAGATCGCCGGAGCCATCTCCCGCGGCAAGTCGGTGGATCGTATGGTCGCCCACAGCGAGGTGCTGCAGGACGTGAAGGAAACCTTCTTCAACGGTGACCCGGAATACTTCAAGTCCCAGCTCAAGGAATGGGCCGGCCAGTTCGGCATCTCCAGTGAGGACGTGAAGAACCTCACCGTGGGTGCCGCCATCGCCCAATTCCTCGGCAGCGCGACCGGTGACACCCGCAGCAAGCTGATCAGCCTGCTAGGTGCCGCCGACCGCTTCGGCCTGGCCGATCAGAATGCCGGCAAGGTGCTGAGCTGAACGCTTGATTTCTGAGACACGCGGTCGAAAGGCCGCGTGTCTCTGGCTTCCATTTTCCATCGTATGGCTGAGGAAACCCCCAAGCCCGACCAACTCGAAGGCGGCGCGTATGAAGTCATTCGCGCCCGGCTGGACAAGCACGCCGCGACTCTGCGAACCGGGCTCGATGCGTTGAACGTCGAACGTCTCCAGGTGTTCGGCGGCATCGAGACCGCATTGCTCGCCACCGAGCGCGTGTCCACGGAGCACAATTGCGTGGCCCGTGATCTGGTCGCGATCGGCAAGCACCGCTTCCTGTTCGGCTACAACATCCAGTTCGGCCTCAAGCAGACGACCGATATCAAGGACGTCTTCGCCGCCTACGATTTTAGCCCGGAGTCGCGCTCCTTCACCGCGCTGCCAGTGGAGGAAGTGCTCGCAGGCCCGCGCTTTGCCGAGGACTTCGCGTACCTCTTCAAGTACTACCGGGAGGCCGTCTTCCTGAAGTTCATGCTCATCGGCCCTCACCTTTACCTGGTGATGCGGGCCGGCAAGACCATCGACGACATCAAGGCCTTCAAGTGGCGGCTCGATGGCGATGGCACTCTCGAATACCTCGGCAACCGCTTCGATCACGAATGCGTTTTCCCGGCCCAGCAGGAGTTCCAGTGGCAGCGAGCCCACCGCGGCATGCATCGTGCCGGCGTCCACCCGCACATCTCGATTGAAGATCGCGTCTTCGTTGAAACCGTCGGCGGTGACCTGACCGTGAAGGTCGAGGATAACACCGCCACCGGCCAGGGCATCTACTCCGAGCCTGTCAGTGAAAGTGACCAGACGCTTGATGACGCGGAGATTTTCTACGCCACCGTCGGCTCGCTAATCCTGCTGAAGATTCTCCCCTATCGCGAAACCCTTCACCGCTATCTGGTCTTCAATGAAAAGACCAAGACGGTGCATCGCATCGATGCCATCGGCGACTCGTGCGTGCTGTTGCCCGACGATCACGGCCTGATCTTCGCCAATGGCTACTTGTTGCAAACCGGCGAAGCGAAAACCTTCGACCACGGTCTGTTAGACATGCGCTTCGAGCGCAAGGTCGCGAGCTCGAACGGTGAGGACGTCCTCTACTCCTTCTACAACCGTGCGGCAGGTGACTACGTCCTGCTCTCCTACAACCGGATCCAGCAGTCGGTGGAGACGCCGATCGTCTGCTCCGGATATTCGCTGTTCGGCGATGGCGAGCTCGTGCTGTTCCGTGGCGATGGCCAGCCGCAGAAGCACCACGCCCTGCAAATCTGGCAGACGCCTTATCTGGACGACGAGACGAGCACGGCGGCTGCCACCAATAAGGACTCCTTCCTCTACAAGATCGGCAATCCCGAGTTGGTCCGCGGCATGGCGGAGTCGCGCGAGCTACTCACCTTGCTGAACAAGGACGACTCCTTTGCCGGCCTCTACCTCGACATCGTCAAGCAAGCGGGTGACCTTCTCGATGCCTACTTCTGGCTGGATCGCAGCGAGTGCCAATCGCTCGCCGCGCCGGTTCGCGAGATCAAGCGGGCCGGTGAAGCGGCCATCGGCGAGTTCGAGAAGGTCCAGAAGCTCCGCGCCGTGGCTGCCGAACGCACGGCAGTGGTTCGCACGGCCGTCGAGAAGCTGGTCCGTGAAACGCAGACCTCTCCTCCGGATGCCTTGCAGGGCTTCGTTCATCAGCTCGCGGGGTTGCGGAAGCTTCGTGGCGAGATCATCGGCTTGCGGGATGTCCGCTACACGGACGCCGCGACTATCGCCGCGTTCGAGAAAGAGGTGGTCGAGACCTCCGATGCCGTGTCGGCCCGGACTGTCGATTTCCTGTTAGGCGAGGATTCCCTGAAATCCTACGCCGCAGCCATCGATACCCAGGAAGCCGCGCTCGCGAAGATCGCGAAGGTCACCGAGGCTGACGAAGTCGCCACGGCTCTCGACCAGGCGGCGACCGAACTGGAGATGCTGATCGAGATCGTCGGCGGATTGAAGATTGCCGATGCCACCCAGACCACGGCGATCATCGAGCGGATTTCCGCGCTCTACGCGCGACTGAACGGGACACGCGGCTCGCTGCGCAACAAGCGCAAGGAACTCGCGCGCGGCGAAGGCGAGGCGCAATTCGCGGCGCAGATGAAGCTGCTGTCGCAGGCGCTCGCGAACTACCTCGACCTCTGCGACACCCCGGAAAAATGCGATGAATCGCTGACCCGCCTGATGGTGCAGGTCGAGGAGCTGGAAGGGAAATTCGCCGAGTTCGACGAATACATCGAGCAGATCTCCACGCGTCGCGAGGAGATCTACGATGCTTTTGAAGGTCGTCGCACCCAGCTCGTCGAAGCTCGCGGCAAGCGGGCAGGTGCGTTCTTCAAGTCGGCCGAGCGAATCCTCGCCGGCATTCGCAATCGCGTCTCGTCCCTGGGCGAAGTGGAGGAAATCCATTCCTACTTCGCGGCTGATCCGATGATCGAAAAGGTCCGCGACTTGATCGGCCAGCTCCAGGAGATGGGCGACACGGTCAAGGCGGACGACCTCCAGACGCGCCTCAAGACGCTGCGCGAGGACGGCGTGCGGCAGCTGAAGGACAAGAAGGATCTCTACGTCGACGGCGAGAATGTGATCCGCTTCGGCAAGAATGCCTTCAAC from Luteolibacter sp. Y139 carries:
- a CDS encoding DNA repair ATPase yields the protein MAEETPKPDQLEGGAYEVIRARLDKHAATLRTGLDALNVERLQVFGGIETALLATERVSTEHNCVARDLVAIGKHRFLFGYNIQFGLKQTTDIKDVFAAYDFSPESRSFTALPVEEVLAGPRFAEDFAYLFKYYREAVFLKFMLIGPHLYLVMRAGKTIDDIKAFKWRLDGDGTLEYLGNRFDHECVFPAQQEFQWQRAHRGMHRAGVHPHISIEDRVFVETVGGDLTVKVEDNTATGQGIYSEPVSESDQTLDDAEIFYATVGSLILLKILPYRETLHRYLVFNEKTKTVHRIDAIGDSCVLLPDDHGLIFANGYLLQTGEAKTFDHGLLDMRFERKVASSNGEDVLYSFYNRAAGDYVLLSYNRIQQSVETPIVCSGYSLFGDGELVLFRGDGQPQKHHALQIWQTPYLDDETSTAAATNKDSFLYKIGNPELVRGMAESRELLTLLNKDDSFAGLYLDIVKQAGDLLDAYFWLDRSECQSLAAPVREIKRAGEAAIGEFEKVQKLRAVAAERTAVVRTAVEKLVRETQTSPPDALQGFVHQLAGLRKLRGEIIGLRDVRYTDAATIAAFEKEVVETSDAVSARTVDFLLGEDSLKSYAAAIDTQEAALAKIAKVTEADEVATALDQAATELEMLIEIVGGLKIADATQTTAIIERISALYARLNGTRGSLRNKRKELARGEGEAQFAAQMKLLSQALANYLDLCDTPEKCDESLTRLMVQVEELEGKFAEFDEYIEQISTRREEIYDAFEGRRTQLVEARGKRAGAFFKSAERILAGIRNRVSSLGEVEEIHSYFAADPMIEKVRDLIGQLQEMGDTVKADDLQTRLKTLREDGVRQLKDKKDLYVDGENVIRFGKNAFNVNTQPLEMAIVPHEDAMAFHLTGTKFYEPITDAEFLATREAWDLEVPSESPRVARVEYLVWQFLYRGAASNDLLAGVQAFMQPRYAEGYTKGIHDEDAAKILALLLPIHAEAGLLRFGPRDRAAAVLFWESWDDPAKTRLAGQFASYGKRRSLFAGGDEIESWKKRLAESFAKWSADHGLFTEVHATKAADYLSEELAAGGAFLVSAVAAELSRQFQQALVAKRAESIFKELLGDQDAPAFVRYEIARDWLAGFAVNHPEALTDTPAELLPAVIDEAAVHFSRGGFEQRAVKTVPLSFRVEGLRSSHTRIVGGALEIHYSEFLDRLDRHERTDATAFRALAERKSQLTGAKRQTMRLDEFKPKVMSAFVRNRLIDEVYLPLIGDNLAKQLGTAGANTRTDRMGLLLLISPPGYGKTTIMEYVANRLGLTFVKINGPALGHRVLSLDPAEAPNASARMEVERANLALEMGDNVMLYLDDIQHTDPEFLQKFISLCDAQRKIEGVWKGQARTYDLRGRKVAVVMAGNPYTESGGKFQIPDMLANRADTYNLGDILGGHEAAFKGSYIENSLTSNATLSKLASRSQKDVLMLIRVAETGTRDGADFEGNYTPAEVEEMLAVVKHLLTVRDTILRVNLQYIASAAQEDAYRNEPPFKLQGSYRNMNRIAEKVLPLMTPEEVRQIVIDHYRSESQNLTTAAEANLLKFYEMEGMLDEKQATRWEQIKKEFGKRRLLGAGGENDPIARVVAQLTQFNDGLEAIKDGISRAGERYAAPQSLADQTIGQLRTIIEGLRAVPVQVDIKVVPVQDEKRSIESVDSSDKPPLAFEPEVRQTD